Proteins encoded in a region of the Ursus arctos isolate Adak ecotype North America unplaced genomic scaffold, UrsArc2.0 scaffold_2, whole genome shotgun sequence genome:
- the LOC123000095 gene encoding T-cell surface glycoprotein CD1a-like encodes MLFLQLVLFMVLLPGGDSEDALQESTFFQIILTSSFYNRSWTQNQGSAWLDELQTHGWDSKTGAFTYLQPWSKGNFSKETLVELERIFYTYSIRLLQIFHNHVRQWQLEYPFQVQIAGGCDFHFGEVSVRFAQIAYQGSDLINFQNTSWLASPKGGSRAQQVCTLFNQYHVFNEILYKILSDTCPQFLLGLLDAGKAYLQQQVRPEAWLSTGPSPGPSRLLLVCHVSGFYPKPVGVMWMQGEQEQRGIQRGDVLPHADGTWYLRVTLDVAAREAAGLSCRVRHSSLGGQDMVLYWEQTHSTGLVFLAVIVPLVLLAGLALWLWKCWKTHWRCPCTDLRSERDPSSPASSTYLNPAQW; translated from the exons ATGCTGTTCCTGCAACTTGTGTTGTTCATGGTTCTCCTCCCAGGTGGTGACAGTGAAGATG CTCTCCAGGAGTCGACCTTTTTCCAAATTATCCTGACCTCATCCTTTTACAACCGTTCCTGGACACAAAATCAAGGCTCAGCTTGGCTGGATGAGCTGCAGACTCATGGCTGGGACAGCAAGACTGGCGCTTTCACTTACCTGCAGCCTTGGTCCAAAGGCAACTTCAGTAAGGAGACACTTGTGGAACTAGAAAGGATATTCTATACATATTCCATTAGGCTTCTTCAGATCTTTCATAACCATGTCAGACAATGGCAGCTTGAAT ATCCTTTCCAGGTACAGATCGCAGGAGGCTGTGATTTCCACTTTGGAGAAGTATCAGTACGCTTTGCGCAGATTGCTTATCAAGGATCAGATCTCATTAATTTCCAGAACACATCATGGTTGGCATCTCCAAAGGGAGGAAGTAGAGCTCAGCAGGTCTGCACACTATTCAATCAGTATCATGTTTTCAATGAAATACTATACAAGATCCTCAGTGACACCTGCCCCCAGTTCCTGTTGGGTCTTCTTGATGCAGGGAAGGCATATCTCCAGCAACAAG TGAGGCCAGAGGCCTGGCTGTCCACTGGCCCCAGTCCCGGTCCCAGCCGTCTGCTGCTGGTGTGCCACGTCTCTGGCTTCTACCCCAAGCCCGTGGGGGTTATGTGGATGCAGGGTgagcaggagcagcggggcatcCAGCGAGGCGACGTCCTGCCCCATGCTGATGGGACATGGTATCTCCGAGTGACCCTGGACGTGGCGGCCCGGGAGGCAGCTGGCCTGTCGTGCCGAGTGAGACACAGCAGTCTAGGAGGCCAGGACATGGTCCTCTACTGGG AGCAGACCCACTCCACGGGCTTGGTCTTCCTGGCGGTGATAGTGCCCCTGGTGCTTCTGGCAGGTCTGGCGCTGTGGCTCTGGAAGTGCTG GAAAACACACTGGAGATGTCCATGCACTGACCTCCGTTCTGAGCGAGATCCCAGCAGCCCAGCCTCCAGTACTTACCTAAACCCAGCTCAGTGGTGA
- the LOC113246754 gene encoding T-cell surface glycoprotein CD1a-like, with the protein MLFLQLVLLAVLLAGGDSEDGFQEPISLRIILTSSFYNHFRTQNMGSAWLDELQTHGWDNKTGAFIFLWPWSRGNWSTEQLRKLEKLLYTYYIGLRQVFQDHVRHWQLEYPFQVQLSEGCELHFGEASVGFVRIAYQGADLVSFQNLTWWPSPEGGSRAQEVCKLFNQYHVFNEGLHTLFSDSCPQFLLSLLDAGKADLQRQVRPEAWLSAGPSPGPGHLLLVCHVSGFYPKPVWVMWMRGEQEQQDTQRGDVLPHADGTWYLQMSLDVKATEAAGLSCRVRHSSLGGQDMVLYWEQPHSTGLVFLAVIVPVVLLAGLALWLWKRWKTHWRCPCTDLRSERDPSSPASSTYLNPAQ; encoded by the exons GCTTCCAGGAGCCAATCTCCCTCCGAATCATCCTGACTTCATCCTTTTACAACCATTTCCGGACACAGAATATGGGTTCAGCTTGGCTGGATGAGCTGCAGACTCATGGCTGGGACAACAAGACTGgcgctttcattttcctttggcCTTGGTCCAGGGGCAACTGGAGCACTGAGCAGCTGAGGAAATTGGAGAAGTTGTTGTACACATACTACATTGGATTACGTCAAGTGTTTCAAGACCATGTCCGACACTGGCAGCTTGAAT ATCCATTTCAGGTGCAGCTGTCAGAAGGCTGTGAGCTACACTTTGGGGAAGCATCAGTAGGATTCGTGCGGATTGCTTATCAAGGGGCAGATCTCGTGAGCTTCCAGAACTTGACATGGTGGCCATCTCCAGAGGGAGGAAGTAGGGCTCAGGAGGTCTGCAAACTATTCAATCAGTACCATGTGTTCAATGAGGGACTACACACACTCTTTAGTGACTCCTGCCCCCAGTTCCTCTTGAGTCTTCTTGATGCGGGGAAGGCAGATCTCCAGCGACAAG TGAGGCCAGAGGCCTGGCTGTCCGCTGGCCCCAGTCCCGGTCCCGGCCATCTGCTGCTGGTGTGCCACGTCTCTGGCTTCTACCCCAAGCCCGTGTGGGTGATGTGGATGCGGGGTgagcaggagcagcaggacaCCCAGCGAGGCGATGTCCTGCCCCATGCTGATGGGACGTGGTATCTTCAGATGTCCTTGGATGTGAAAGCCACGGAGGCAGCTGGCCTGTCCTGCCGAGTGAGACACAGCAGTCTAGGAGGCCAGGACATGGTCCTCTACTGGG AGCAGCCCCACTCCACGGGCTTGGTCTTCCTGGCAGTGATAGTGCCCGTGGTGCTTCTGGCAGGTCTGGCGCTGTGGCTCTGGAAGCGCTG GAAAACACACTGGAGATGTCCATGCACTGACCTCCGTTCTGAGCGAGATCCCAGCAGCCCAGCCTCCAGTACTTACCTAAACCCAGCTCAGTAG
- the LOC123000561 gene encoding T-cell surface glycoprotein CD1a-like produces the protein MLFLQLVLFVVLLPGGGSEDDFQDIISFRIILTTSFYNHSWTQNQGSAWLDELQTHGWDNKTGAFSYLQPWSKGNFSNEELMEVEKLFYTYSIRSPSIYHNHVTEWQLEYPFQVQLVLGCDSHFGEASVGFMRIAYQGSDLVSFQNTSWWPSPEGGSRAQQVCTLFNQYHVSSEIVHKLLTDSCPRFLLGLLDAGKAYLQRQVRPEAWLSAGPSPGPGRLLLVCHVSGFYPKPVWVMWMRGEQEQRGTQRGDVLPHADGTWYLQMSLDVKATEAAGLSCRVRHSSLGGQDMVLYWEQPHSMGFVFLVVIVPLVLLAGLALWLWKRWKTHWRCPCTDLRSERDPSSPGSSTYLNPAQW, from the exons ATGCTGTTCCTGCAACTTGTGTTGTTCGTGGTTCTCCTCCCAGGTGGTGGCAGTGAAGATG ACTTCCAGGACATAATCTCCTTTCGAATCATCCTGACCACATCCTTTTACAACCATTCCTGGACGCAAAATCAAGGCTCAGCTTGGCTGGATGAGCTGCAGACTCATGGCTGGGACAACAAGACTGGCGCTTTCTCTTACCTGCAGCCTTGGTCTAAAGGCAACTTCAGTAATGAGGAGCTCATGGAAGTAGAAAAGTTATTCTACACGTACTCCATTAGATCTCCTTCAATATATCATAACCATGTCACTGAATGGCAGCTTGAAT ATCCCTTCCAGGTACAGCTGGTGTTAGGCTGTGATTCCCACTTTGGAGAAGCATCAGTTGGCTTCATGAGGATTGCTTATCAAGGATCAGATCTTGTGAGTTTCCAGAACACATCATGGTGGCCATCTCCAGAGGGAGGAAGTAGGGCTCAGCAGGTCTGCACACTATTCAATCAGTACCATGTGTCCAGCGAAATAGTACACAAACTCCTCACTGACTCCTGCCCCCGGTTCCTGTTGGGTCTTCTCGATGCTGGGAAGGCATATCTCCAGCGACAAG TGAGGCCAGAGGCCTGGCTGTCCGCTGGCCCCAGTCCCGGTCCTGGCCGTCTGCTGCTGGTGTGCCACGTCTCTGGCTTCTACCCCAAGCCCGTGTGGGTGATGTGGATGCGGGGTgagcaggagcagcggggcacccAGCGAGGCGACGTCCTGCCCCATGCTGATGGGACGTGGTATCTTCAGATGTCCTTGGATGTGAAAGCCACGGAGGCAGCTGGCCTGTCCTGCCGAGTGAGACACAGCAGTCTAGGAGGCCAGGACATGGTCCTCTACTGGG AGCAGCCCCACTCCATGGGCTTCGTCTTCCTGGTGGTGATAGTGCCCCTGGTGCTTCTGGCAGGTCTGGCGCTGTGGCTCTGGAAGCGCTG GAAAACACACTGGAGATGTCCATGCACTGACCTCCGTTCTGAGCGAGATCCCAGCAGCCCAGGCTCCAGTACTTACCTAAACCCAGCTCAGTGGTGA